In the Brassica napus cultivar Da-Ae chromosome A7, Da-Ae, whole genome shotgun sequence genome, one interval contains:
- the LOC106433393 gene encoding protein NRT1/ PTR FAMILY 4.5, with protein sequence MGEIEKMEVEMQGEDSKWEGYADWRNKAAVKGRHGGMLAASFVLAVEVLENLAFLANASNLVTYLTEFMHFSLSRAASEVSAFMGTAFLLALLGGFFSDAFLSTFIVFIISAFIEFMGLILLTIQARRPSLMPPPCKSSPASPCEPVHGSKAALLFVGLYLAALGIGGIKGSLPSHGAEQFDESDPKGRKQRSTFFNYFVFCLSCGALVAVTFVVWLEDNVGWEWGFGVSTISIFLSILVFLSGSRFYKNRIPRGSPLTTILKVLVAASVMGCSSKSSSNAVENFSMTPSNHLVGEDQSEGAKRDSQSLTNSLRCLNRAVEGKTVHRLLECTVQQVEDVKIVLKMLPIFGCTIMLNCCLAQLSTFSVRQAASMNRKIGNLVVPAASLPVFPVVFMLILAPVYDHLIIPFARRVTKSEMGVSHLQRIGVGLVLSILAMAVAALVELKRKRVASEAGLLDSKQALPISFLWIALQYLFLGSADLFTLAGLLEFFFTEAPSSMRSLATSLSWASLAMGFYLNSAMVVIVNKMTGSGGRTPWLGEKLGINRYRLDLFYWLLCILSVVNFLHYLFWAMRYKYISTGARR encoded by the exons ATGGGAGAGATCGAGAAAATG gaAGTTGAAATGCAAGGAGAAGACTCCAAATGGGAAGGCTATGCCGACTGGAGGAATAAAGCCGCCGTGAAAGGTCGTCATGGCGGCATGCTCGCTGCTTCCTTCGTCTTGG CGGTGGAAGTACTGGAGAATCTAGCGTTTTTAGCGAACGCAAGCAACTTGGTTACATATTTGACGGAGTTCATGCACTTTTCGCTGTCGAGAGCAGCGAGTGAAGTGAGCGCCTTCATGGGAACGGCCTTCCTACTCGCTCTCCTCGGTGGCTTTTTCTCTGACGCCTTCCTCTCCACTTTCATCGTCTTCATCATCTCCGCCTTCATTGAGTTTATG GGACTAATCCTTCTCACAATCCAAGCCCGTCGTCCGTCCTTAATGCCGCCGCCATGCAAGAGCTCCCCGGCGTCACCATGCGAACCCGTCCATGGTTCGAAGGCGGCGCTTCTATTTGTGGGACTGTATCTAGCGGCTCTAGGTATCGGAGGCATAAAAGGGTCGTTGCCTTCACACGGAGCAGAGCAATTCGATGAGAGTGACCCTAAAGGTCGTAAACAACGATCTACATTTTTCAACTACTTTGTTTTCTGTCTCTCATGTGGTGCACTCGTGGCCGTGACGTTCGTTGTGTGGCTCGAGGACAATGTAGGCTGGGAATGGGGATTTGGTGTCTCCACTATCTCCATCTTTCTCTCCATTCTCGTCTTTCTCTCCGGTTCGAGGTTTTATAAGAACAGGATCCCTCGGGGAAGTCCTCTCACCACAATCTTGAAG GTTCTTGTCGCAGCTTCTGTAATGGGCTGCTCGAGTAAATCTTCGAGTAATGCTGTTGAGAACTTCTCTATGACCCCATCTAATCACTTGGTAGGAGAAGATCAATCAGAAGGAGCAAAGAGGGATTCCCAGTCACTAACAAATAGCTTGAGATGTCTAAACCGAGCGGTAGAGGGGAAAACGGTCCATAGATTGCTAGAATGCACGGTCCAACAAGTGGAAGACGTCAAGATTGTGCTCAAAATGCTTCCTATATTCGGCTGCACCATAATGCTCAATTGCTGCTTAGCTCAGCTCTCTACTTTCTCTGTCCGCCAAGCTGCCTCGATGAACAGAAAGATTGGAAACCTAGTGGTTCCCGCAGCTTCTTTACCAGTTTTTCCGGTGGTTTTCATGTTGATTCTTGCTCCAGTATATGACCATCTGATTATCCCATTTGCTAGAAGAGTTACAAAATCAGAAATGGGTGTTAGTCATTTGCAAAGGATCGGTGTAGGGTTAGTCCTTTCGATATTAGCAATGGCGGTGGCCGCTCTAGTAGAGTTAAAAAGGAAGAGAGTAGCCTCAGAAGCTGGATTGCTTGACTCAAAACAAGCCTTACCAATTAGTTTCCTGTGGATCGCGCTTCAGTATCTGTTTCTAGGATCAGCTGATCTATTCACACTAGCCGGATTGCTAGAGTTTTTCTTCACGGAAGCACCTTCTTCTATGAGATCATTGGCCACATCGCTCTCATGGGCTTCTTTGGCAATGGGGTTCTATCTAAACTCGGCGATGGTGGTGATTGTCAACAAGATGACTGGGAGTGGAGGAAGAACTCCTTGGCTTGGTGAAAAACTTGGAATTAACCGTTACAGACTAGACTTGTTCTATTGGCTCTTGTGTATTCTGAGTGTGGTTAACTTCTTACACTATTTATTCTGGGCGATGCGTTACAAGTACATATCAACTGGTGCTAGGAGGTGA
- the BNAA07G09210D gene encoding uncharacterized protein At1g27050, with translation MSRKRENPYTYRHTPARISKRRRPWAPPPSLETNEIIDKPTAKPPPPPALLVTGLPANCSVLELKSRFEIYGSISRIRIDEDGVGSVSYRNAESAEAAIAGSHEPSFGISIDSKKLEVAWATDSVMTWKEGVKVGEEKEKTSPWLSSKLVRAEMSLRKHGRRNRLASTIVNPRSQSPATRREVKDRDIVAYDDIL, from the exons ATGAGCCGCAAGAGAGAAAACCCCTACACATACCGCCACACACCGGCGCGAATCTCGAAACGCCGGCGACCTTGGGCACCTCCTCCGTCATTAGAAACCAATGAAATCATCGACAAGCCGACCGCAAAACCTCCGCCGCCACCGGCTCTGCTCGTCACCGGACTTCCCGCCAACTGCTCAGTCCTGGAGCTGAAATCTCGATTCGAGATCTACGGATCAATCTCCAGGATCCGAATCGACGAAGACGGAGTCGGATCCGTCTCGTATCGCAACGCCGAGTCAGCAGAAGCCGCCATCGCCGGTAGTCACGAGCCTTCGTTCGGTATCTCCATCGATTCCAAAAAG TTGGAGGTGGCTTGGGCGACGGATTCAGTGATGACGTGGAAGGAAGGTGTGAAGGTGGGGGAAGAAAAGGAGAAGACGTCGCCGTGGTTGTCGTCGAAGCTTGTGCGAGCTGAGATGTCATTAAGAAAACATGGGAGAAGGAATAGGCTAGCGTCGACTATTGTCAACCCGAGAAGTCAATCTCCGGCAACGAGAAGGGAGGTTAAAGACAGAGATATTGTAGCCTACGACGATATTCTTTAA